The following proteins are co-located in the Bordetella bronchialis genome:
- a CDS encoding haloacid dehalogenase type II, translated as MPPIPPAIRAVVFDLYGTLYDVHSVAGACDSRYAGRGMDISTLWRQKQLEYTWLRSLMGQYIPFEQATRDALVYTCRHLGLDLDQAACDALCDAYLKLSPYPEVPGALGRLNALGVPLAILSNGSVFSIGEVVRASGLASSFSHLLSVEAVRVFKPDFRVYQLACDTLRLPAAEILFVSSNAWDAAGAWHFGFQVCWLNRDARTFDELGAAPRVIRSLDELPVFAPA; from the coding sequence ATGCCGCCGATTCCCCCCGCCATCCGGGCCGTCGTCTTCGATCTCTACGGAACCCTGTACGACGTGCATTCCGTCGCCGGCGCCTGCGATAGCCGCTATGCGGGCCGTGGCATGGACATCAGCACGCTATGGCGGCAGAAGCAGCTGGAATACACCTGGCTGCGCAGCCTCATGGGACAGTACATTCCCTTCGAACAGGCCACGCGGGACGCCCTGGTCTATACCTGCCGCCATCTGGGACTGGACCTGGACCAGGCGGCATGCGACGCCTTGTGCGACGCCTATCTGAAGCTGTCGCCCTACCCCGAAGTACCCGGCGCGCTGGGCCGGCTGAACGCCCTTGGCGTGCCGCTGGCCATCCTGTCCAACGGCTCGGTATTTTCCATCGGCGAGGTAGTGCGCGCGTCCGGCCTGGCATCCAGCTTCTCGCACCTGCTCAGCGTCGAAGCAGTCAGGGTCTTCAAGCCCGACTTCCGCGTATACCAGCTGGCCTGCGACACCTTGCGCTTGCCGGCCGCGGAAATCCTGTTCGTCTCGTCCAACGCGTGGGACGCCGCCGGCGCCTGGCATTTCGGATTCCAGGTGTGCTGGCTGAACCGCGATGCCAGGACCTTCGACGAGCTGGGGGCCGCTCCGCGTGTCATCCGCTCACTGGACGAACTGCCGGTGTTCGCGCCGGCCTGA
- a CDS encoding pectate lyase family protein, which translates to MKRWLAVLAMLYCGLAAATESCRVPDLSCPAVSSLLQQREGYGAKATGGLGGRFVDVTSDKDSGPGTLRAALSHARAQGPAWIRFASDMTIVLDKQLRVPSNVTIDGRGRQVTLIDDGLGVYGSKNVILTHLTIDGRFGRLTQAVNVANGSRDVWVDHLDLSRFSDRLLNVKNGSTDVTISWTKFHDSDKVMLLNNITSKNLFKNYDRDSIARVTLHHNYFLNTVQRNPRAQFGTFHLFNNLLENWDFYGMSFSLEARALVEGNIFSNVSQRKCVEPEFFPTVEGVKVNYCRYIPEAPKRSALVNGESDRRNYEKSKAQYGYGRDFKASLRLKDNLYLGDAKPVLEDYRTESVPTPPYCYGYEHPTPELAEKIRRLAGNTREETPLAAPRGGSACPG; encoded by the coding sequence ATGAAGCGCTGGCTGGCAGTCCTGGCGATGTTGTATTGCGGCCTGGCGGCCGCGACCGAATCATGCCGTGTGCCGGACCTGAGCTGTCCGGCTGTTTCGTCCCTGCTGCAGCAACGCGAAGGGTATGGCGCGAAGGCAACGGGCGGCCTGGGAGGGCGGTTCGTGGATGTCACGTCCGACAAGGACTCGGGCCCCGGCACCTTGCGCGCCGCGCTGTCGCATGCGCGCGCGCAAGGCCCCGCCTGGATCCGCTTCGCGTCCGACATGACCATCGTGCTGGACAAGCAGCTTCGCGTGCCGTCGAACGTCACCATCGATGGGCGGGGAAGGCAGGTCACCCTGATCGATGACGGGCTGGGCGTGTATGGCAGCAAGAACGTCATCCTGACGCACCTGACGATAGACGGGCGCTTCGGCAGGCTGACACAGGCGGTGAATGTGGCCAACGGCAGCCGCGATGTGTGGGTCGATCACCTGGATCTTTCGCGGTTCTCCGATCGCCTGCTCAATGTGAAGAACGGTTCGACCGACGTGACGATATCGTGGACGAAATTCCACGACTCCGACAAGGTCATGCTGCTGAACAACATCACGTCGAAGAACCTGTTCAAGAACTACGACCGGGATTCGATCGCGCGGGTGACGCTGCACCACAATTATTTCCTGAACACGGTGCAGCGCAATCCGCGCGCGCAATTCGGTACCTTCCACCTGTTCAACAACCTGCTGGAGAACTGGGATTTCTACGGGATGAGTTTCAGCCTGGAGGCGCGCGCGCTGGTCGAGGGCAATATCTTCAGCAATGTCTCGCAGCGCAAATGCGTGGAGCCGGAGTTCTTTCCCACGGTGGAAGGCGTCAAGGTGAACTACTGCCGTTATATCCCGGAGGCGCCCAAGCGAAGCGCGCTGGTCAACGGCGAATCCGACCGGCGCAACTACGAGAAATCCAAGGCCCAGTACGGCTATGGCAGGGATTTCAAGGCCTCGCTGCGCTTGAAGGACAATCTGTACCTGGGCGATGCCAAGCCGGTACTGGAAGACTACCGTACCGAGTCGGTGCCGACGCCGCCGTACTGCTACGGCTATGAGCATCCCACGCCCGAGCTGGCGGAGAAGATCCGCAGGCTGGCGGGCAATACCCGGGAAGAAACCCCGCTGGCCGCGCCGCGCGGCGGATCGGCTTGCCCCGGTTGA
- a CDS encoding SDR family oxidoreductase, translating to MDRKDFDGELKLAPWLRDETQRDLREALLARRRRWLVTGAAGFIGSNLVETLLLLDQDVVGLDNFSTGHRRNLDEVRNNVGEDRWTRFTLHEADIRDMAACERAVAQADYVLHQAALGSVPRSVKDPVTSHEVNVSGFVNVLDAARRASIQGFVYAASSSTYGDEPNLPKREDRIGRPLSPYAVTKLVDEIYAEVYARVYGFAATGLRYFNVFGPRQDPNGAYAAVIPKWIASMIDGEPVRINGDGETSRDFCFVGNVVQANLRAALRQTAGASEVYNVAVGGRTTLNDLFGIIRDGLAPCGFPYALAPEYGPFREGDVRHSQADVSKAIAGIGYTPLVDLRKGMNQALPWYIGFLTARAPA from the coding sequence ATGGACAGGAAAGACTTTGACGGCGAGTTGAAACTCGCGCCCTGGTTGCGCGACGAGACGCAACGCGACCTGCGCGAGGCGCTGCTGGCGCGCCGGCGGCGGTGGCTGGTGACCGGGGCGGCGGGCTTCATCGGCTCGAATCTGGTGGAAACCCTGCTGCTGCTGGACCAGGATGTGGTCGGCCTGGACAATTTCTCGACCGGGCACCGGCGCAATCTGGACGAGGTCAGGAACAACGTCGGGGAAGATCGCTGGACGCGCTTCACGCTGCACGAGGCCGACATCCGCGATATGGCGGCGTGCGAGCGCGCCGTCGCGCAAGCCGATTACGTGCTGCACCAGGCCGCGCTCGGTTCCGTGCCGCGTTCGGTGAAAGATCCCGTGACCTCGCACGAGGTGAACGTGTCGGGTTTCGTGAATGTGCTGGACGCGGCGCGGCGCGCCTCGATCCAGGGTTTCGTCTATGCCGCCTCCAGCTCGACGTATGGCGACGAGCCCAATCTGCCCAAGCGGGAAGACCGTATCGGCAGGCCGCTGTCGCCTTACGCGGTGACCAAGCTGGTCGATGAAATCTATGCAGAGGTATACGCGCGCGTATACGGATTCGCCGCCACGGGGCTGCGCTATTTCAATGTCTTCGGCCCGCGCCAGGATCCGAACGGCGCCTACGCGGCCGTGATCCCGAAATGGATTGCTTCCATGATCGACGGCGAACCCGTCCGCATCAACGGCGATGGCGAGACCAGCCGGGACTTCTGCTTCGTGGGCAATGTGGTGCAGGCCAACCTGCGCGCCGCCTTGCGGCAAACCGCCGGCGCGAGCGAGGTCTATAACGTCGCCGTGGGCGGCCGCACCACGCTCAACGACCTGTTCGGCATCATACGCGACGGGTTGGCGCCCTGCGGCTTCCCGTATGCGCTCGCGCCGGAGTACGGGCCTTTCCGGGAAGGCGACGTGCGCCATTCGCAGGCCGACGTATCCAAGGCCATCGCCGGCATCGGATACACGCCGCTGGTCGATCTGCGAAAGGGAATGAACCAGGCATTGCCCTGGTACATCGGCTTTCTTACCGCCCGGGCGCCTGCCTGA
- a CDS encoding Vi polysaccharide transport protein VexE — translation MADVTVAERRGASADARGRLLDVIAEIRSAPDPGREMARLDAVLARDPDGWREVRRLLVTPFVRDGALAAAIAALEALVAAYPSRMDDRRLLASLLGRTGQWERAIAQADAAADIESGTAALHAARIQLRLQAGRLADAAAVARATAGLVTGECGEAHYWMLAFLRNGDTAEAARVAALLDAGKLPNERVAAMAVRALYEDFRSEAAIRLGDAALAAGHDSPALRTALGQAHLRRGSDDDRKVHALAHFQAALQVAPTDVRLLSLYGETLLRAGRYKAAVDPLRQAVDLAPDLEQTRVLYARALRYAMQYAEAADQVLALYEKSPDNLLWQRTAIAALSQAGRTQQAEALYEQYVSRRGRQLPDTFQEALDGLRDRLDKAPIPQARFDWAWSLRGDKNADRAQWERAARWGHLVDHLLFDWIECREDQVEEAMQLLGDLDAGERFFAPLLASGKGVVLATAHVGPMYAGLMALELVGIPSRWLATAPSIAKASYSAALISTADQTEAQVAKACMRALGSGYVLCLAVDGAANPAAPRTTFEGQEVTYSSFASLMAQRMGVPSVFYAPRWENGRITYTLAMLPQAEPGEDAEAYARRWQQAYFERLREHLAGPPENLRLSGGIWRHVKPADRSARQ, via the coding sequence ATGGCTGATGTGACTGTTGCGGAACGCCGGGGCGCGAGCGCCGACGCCCGCGGTCGTCTTCTGGATGTCATCGCGGAGATCCGGTCCGCGCCGGATCCGGGGCGCGAGATGGCGCGGCTGGACGCCGTGCTGGCGCGCGACCCCGATGGGTGGCGGGAAGTCCGGCGTTTGCTGGTTACGCCGTTCGTGCGCGACGGCGCCCTGGCGGCGGCGATCGCCGCGCTGGAGGCCCTGGTGGCGGCCTACCCGTCCCGGATGGACGACCGGCGCCTGCTGGCCAGCCTGTTGGGCAGGACCGGGCAGTGGGAGCGTGCCATCGCCCAGGCGGATGCGGCGGCCGACATCGAGTCCGGGACCGCCGCCTTGCATGCCGCCCGTATCCAGCTGCGGCTGCAGGCCGGGCGGCTGGCCGATGCGGCGGCGGTGGCGCGCGCGACCGCCGGCCTGGTCACCGGCGAATGCGGCGAAGCGCATTACTGGATGCTGGCGTTCCTGCGCAATGGCGACACGGCGGAGGCCGCGCGGGTCGCGGCGCTGCTGGATGCCGGCAAGCTGCCCAACGAGCGGGTGGCCGCGATGGCGGTCCGCGCCCTGTACGAGGATTTCCGGTCGGAGGCGGCCATCCGCCTGGGCGACGCCGCCCTGGCCGCGGGCCATGACAGCCCGGCCCTGCGTACGGCGCTGGGCCAGGCACACTTGCGCCGCGGTAGCGACGACGATCGCAAGGTGCATGCCCTGGCGCACTTCCAGGCCGCGTTGCAGGTGGCGCCCACGGACGTGCGGCTGCTGTCGCTGTACGGCGAAACACTGCTGCGGGCGGGACGCTACAAGGCTGCGGTGGATCCCTTGCGGCAGGCGGTCGACCTGGCGCCCGACCTGGAGCAGACCCGGGTGCTTTATGCACGCGCGCTGCGCTATGCCATGCAATACGCCGAAGCCGCCGACCAGGTATTGGCGCTGTACGAAAAGTCCCCGGATAACCTGCTCTGGCAGCGCACCGCCATCGCGGCCCTGTCCCAGGCAGGCCGCACACAGCAGGCCGAAGCCCTGTACGAGCAATACGTCTCCCGGCGCGGCAGGCAGCTTCCGGACACCTTCCAGGAAGCCCTGGACGGGCTGCGGGACCGGCTGGACAAAGCGCCGATCCCGCAGGCCCGCTTCGATTGGGCATGGTCGCTGCGCGGCGATAAGAACGCCGACCGCGCCCAATGGGAACGTGCGGCGCGCTGGGGACATCTGGTCGACCATCTTCTTTTCGATTGGATCGAATGCCGCGAGGACCAGGTCGAAGAGGCCATGCAGCTGCTTGGCGACCTGGACGCCGGCGAGCGCTTCTTCGCGCCCCTGCTCGCGTCCGGTAAAGGCGTCGTGCTTGCCACGGCGCACGTGGGACCCATGTATGCCGGGCTGATGGCGCTGGAACTGGTGGGCATTCCATCGCGCTGGCTGGCGACGGCTCCCAGCATCGCCAAGGCCAGCTACTCGGCCGCCCTGATTTCCACCGCCGACCAGACCGAGGCGCAGGTGGCCAAGGCCTGCATGCGCGCGCTGGGATCGGGCTACGTGCTATGCCTGGCCGTCGACGGCGCCGCGAATCCCGCCGCGCCGCGCACGACTTTCGAGGGACAGGAGGTCACGTATTCCAGCTTTGCGTCGCTCATGGCGCAGCGCATGGGCGTGCCTTCGGTGTTCTATGCCCCGCGCTGGGAGAACGGCCGGATTACCTACACGCTGGCAATGCTGCCCCAGGCGGAACCTGGCGAAGACGCCGAGGCGTATGCCCGGCGATGGCAGCAGGCGTACTTTGAACGGCTCAGGGAACATCTGGCCGGCCCCCCGGAGAACCTGCGCTTGAGCGGGGGAATCTGGCGCCATGTGAAGCCCGCGGATCGGTCCGCGCGGCAATAG
- a CDS encoding sugar ABC transporter, giving the protein MFWLATPRYEAESRFFVQSGSGQQSAGGGATNLLTTGNMQGMLGGFVDGWAVSDFLKSRDAMRQLDQAIGLRRYLTHDGLDVFNRLPEDASEDDLYRAYQASVKVSFNVLEQIDVLRVSAFSPDDAATISRALIGLAEAFVSRLNEKGVADKLKVSEESVRRAERKALEARDALTAWRTAHGNIDPTATVTMLLNLSGQLESELSNAQINLDKIRALGNPNHPMLKPAQMQVAALQKRLVSVRHRLSGQGNTEARQLKSYEALRNAQAFADSNLTLAQQSYQQAMVDALRLQRYLSIIAQPVPTDRPSSPHTRNLLLQALALGFVLMFIARIAMALIRGMRHG; this is encoded by the coding sequence GTGTTCTGGCTCGCGACGCCACGTTACGAGGCCGAGTCGCGGTTCTTCGTGCAATCCGGTTCCGGCCAGCAATCCGCGGGCGGCGGGGCGACCAATCTGCTGACCACGGGGAACATGCAGGGCATGCTGGGCGGCTTCGTGGACGGATGGGCGGTGAGCGATTTCCTGAAGTCGCGCGACGCCATGCGTCAGCTCGATCAGGCGATCGGATTGCGCCGCTACCTGACCCATGACGGGCTGGACGTGTTCAACCGCCTGCCCGAGGATGCCAGCGAGGACGACCTGTATCGCGCCTACCAGGCCTCGGTCAAGGTGTCCTTCAATGTGCTGGAGCAGATCGATGTCCTGCGCGTGAGCGCGTTTTCGCCGGATGACGCGGCGACCATATCCCGGGCCCTGATCGGCCTGGCGGAGGCCTTCGTCAGCCGGTTGAACGAAAAAGGCGTGGCCGACAAGCTGAAGGTGAGCGAGGAGTCCGTCAGGCGCGCGGAGCGGAAGGCGCTGGAGGCCCGCGATGCCCTGACGGCCTGGCGGACGGCGCACGGCAATATCGATCCGACCGCGACGGTGACGATGCTGCTGAACCTGTCCGGGCAACTGGAGAGCGAGCTCAGCAACGCGCAGATTAATCTGGACAAGATCCGTGCCCTGGGCAATCCCAACCATCCCATGCTCAAGCCGGCGCAGATGCAGGTCGCCGCCCTGCAAAAGCGGCTGGTCTCGGTGCGCCATCGGCTGAGCGGGCAGGGCAATACGGAAGCGCGGCAACTCAAATCGTACGAGGCCTTGAGGAACGCGCAGGCTTTCGCGGATTCCAACCTGACCCTGGCGCAGCAGTCGTACCAGCAGGCCATGGTCGATGCCCTGCGGCTGCAGCGGTATTTGTCCATCATCGCGCAGCCCGTGCCCACGGACCGCCCGAGCAGTCCGCACACCAGGAACCTGCTGCTGCAAGCGTTGGCGCTCGGATTCGTGCTGATGTTCATCGCTCGCATCGCGATGGCTCTGATCAGGGGGATGCGTCATGGCTGA
- a CDS encoding ATPase, producing the protein MIHLNGVTDDPYAFGSRQPLLRNVDLDIPVGRYALLSPAPELHRQIIDVLCGLRPPRQGFVKHDGSVSWAIGRQGFIRGKANGLRMIEFVCEMYGLDSDATVDFVADLITDPKCLARPMEHWPLYARQEFSFALALAPAFDVYVIEGAMPFEPCRFTRLWLALFEERLVGRTLVFSSYRQNQMADYCFKGLVYEGSTLRIEDDLDRCIRQFPPRRSRSDSGSAGEDPYGSGFGDSQLGL; encoded by the coding sequence ATGATCCATCTCAATGGTGTGACCGACGACCCCTACGCATTCGGCAGCCGGCAGCCCCTGTTGAGGAATGTCGACCTGGACATTCCCGTCGGGCGCTACGCGCTGCTGTCGCCGGCGCCGGAGCTGCACCGGCAGATCATCGATGTGCTGTGTGGCCTGCGTCCGCCGCGGCAGGGTTTCGTCAAGCACGATGGCAGCGTGTCCTGGGCGATAGGCCGGCAAGGCTTCATCCGCGGAAAGGCCAACGGCCTGCGCATGATCGAGTTCGTCTGCGAGATGTACGGACTGGACTCGGATGCCACCGTCGATTTCGTGGCGGACCTGATTACGGACCCGAAGTGCCTGGCCAGGCCCATGGAGCATTGGCCGCTCTACGCCAGGCAGGAGTTTTCGTTCGCGCTGGCGCTGGCGCCTGCGTTCGACGTCTATGTGATCGAGGGCGCGATGCCTTTCGAGCCCTGTCGCTTCACCCGTCTCTGGCTGGCGCTGTTCGAGGAACGCCTGGTCGGACGGACGCTCGTTTTTTCCAGTTATCGCCAGAACCAGATGGCGGACTATTGCTTCAAAGGCTTAGTTTATGAAGGAAGCACTCTCAGAATCGAAGACGACCTCGACCGGTGCATCCGCCAGTTCCCTCCAAGACGATCCCGGAGCGACTCGGGCAGTGCCGGGGAAGACCCTTACGGAAGCGGATTCGGCGACAGCCAGCTCGGCCTCTGA